Proteins from a single region of Deinococcus aquaedulcis:
- a CDS encoding glycine--tRNA ligase has translation MPATSMEELVSLCKRRGFIFQGSEIYGGLQGFYDYGPLGVELKNNIKAAWWRSNVYERDDMEGLDASIIMHRQVLRHSGHEATFSDPMVDNKKTNKRYRLDHLVKDQKADVIAKVAEGMGAEPENFPALIAALNANPAQASEALRAAGVRDPFSGEVGEWTEPKPFNMMFKTTIGPVADDDSYGYLRPETAQGIFTNFKNVVDSTSRRLPFGIAQIGKAFRNEITPRNFIFRVRELEQMEIEFFCTPGTDEEWHEHWLEKRLSWWEAQGVPRSKIEILDVPKEDLAHYSKRTYDLMYDYPTLGHEEIEGIANRSDYDLGSHTKAQGELNLVAKVEENLDSVAKLTIPHPETNKPVVPFVIEPSAGVDRAMLAVLSEAFTKETLENGNERIVLKLKPHLAPIKVAVIPLARNKPELVELARTIKSDLQRLGLGRILLEDSGNIGKAYRRHDEVGTPYCVTVDFDTVGKGEDPSLTDTVTVRDRDTLAQERVKIADLSAFLQEKLR, from the coding sequence ATGCCCGCAACGTCAATGGAAGAACTCGTCAGCCTGTGCAAGCGCCGGGGCTTTATTTTTCAGGGCTCGGAGATCTACGGGGGCCTGCAGGGCTTTTACGACTACGGCCCGCTGGGCGTAGAGCTGAAGAACAACATCAAGGCCGCGTGGTGGCGCAGCAATGTCTACGAGCGCGACGACATGGAAGGGCTGGACGCCAGCATCATCATGCACCGGCAGGTGCTGCGCCACTCGGGGCACGAGGCGACGTTTAGCGACCCCATGGTGGACAACAAAAAGACCAACAAGCGCTACCGCCTGGACCATCTGGTGAAAGACCAGAAGGCCGACGTGATTGCGAAAGTGGCCGAGGGCATGGGCGCCGAGCCGGAGAACTTCCCGGCCCTGATCGCGGCGCTGAATGCCAACCCTGCACAGGCCAGCGAAGCCCTGCGCGCGGCGGGTGTGCGCGATCCCTTCTCCGGCGAGGTGGGCGAGTGGACCGAGCCCAAGCCCTTTAACATGATGTTCAAGACGACCATTGGCCCGGTGGCCGATGACGACAGCTACGGCTATCTGCGCCCGGAAACCGCCCAGGGCATCTTTACCAACTTCAAGAACGTCGTGGACTCCACCAGCCGCCGCCTGCCGTTTGGCATCGCGCAGATTGGCAAGGCGTTTCGCAACGAGATCACGCCGCGCAATTTTATCTTCCGCGTGCGCGAACTGGAACAGATGGAGATTGAATTCTTCTGCACGCCCGGCACCGATGAAGAGTGGCACGAGCACTGGCTGGAAAAACGCCTGAGCTGGTGGGAAGCCCAGGGGGTGCCCAGAAGCAAGATTGAAATTCTGGACGTGCCCAAAGAGGACCTCGCGCACTACTCCAAGCGCACCTATGACCTGATGTACGACTACCCCACCCTGGGGCACGAGGAAATCGAGGGTATTGCCAACCGCTCGGACTACGACCTGGGGAGCCACACCAAGGCGCAGGGCGAACTGAATCTGGTGGCGAAGGTCGAAGAGAACCTCGACAGCGTGGCCAAGCTGACCATTCCCCACCCGGAGACGAACAAGCCGGTGGTGCCCTTTGTGATCGAGCCCAGTGCTGGCGTGGACCGCGCCATGCTGGCGGTGCTGAGCGAGGCGTTTACCAAAGAAACGCTGGAGAACGGCAACGAGCGCATTGTGCTGAAACTGAAGCCGCACCTCGCGCCCATCAAGGTGGCGGTGATTCCGCTGGCCCGCAACAAGCCCGAACTGGTCGAGCTGGCCCGCACCATCAAGAGCGATCTGCAGCGGCTGGGCCTGGGGCGCATTCTCCTGGAGGACAGCGGCAACATCGGCAAGGCCTACCGCCGCCACGACGAGGTGGGCACGCCCTACTGCGTCACCGTGGACTTCGACACCGTGGGCAAGGGCGAGGACCCGTCCCTGACCGACACCGTGACCGTGCGTGACCGCGACACGCTGGCGCAGGAGCGGGTGAAGATTGCGGACCTCAGCGCCTTCCTGCAGGAGAAGCTGCGGTGA
- a CDS encoding TetR/AcrR family transcriptional regulator yields the protein MSSSRGSARPYHHGLLRHELLTAARTLLAGRPAAELSLREVARQAGVSHAAPYHHFSDRHALLLALGEVCMTEFVAAQEQAAAAPPTPLARLVALGEAYVGYAAQHPHAFTLIFDPQVCPPGSVSPLAPLIERNQTLLARLLAEAQASGDLQTAQPEVVAQGLWATVHGLAHLVMSGHLPPHATAQILWGLLSVEFRAATPR from the coding sequence ATGTCAAGTTCGCGCGGGTCTGCCCGCCCCTACCACCATGGCCTGCTGCGTCACGAGCTTCTGACGGCGGCCCGTACCCTGCTGGCCGGGCGCCCGGCCGCCGAATTGAGCCTGCGTGAGGTGGCCCGGCAGGCTGGGGTCAGCCACGCGGCGCCGTACCACCATTTCAGTGATCGGCACGCCCTGCTTCTGGCGCTGGGCGAGGTCTGTATGACGGAATTCGTGGCCGCGCAGGAGCAGGCCGCCGCCGCTCCGCCCACGCCATTGGCCCGGCTGGTGGCCCTGGGCGAGGCTTATGTGGGTTACGCTGCCCAGCATCCCCACGCCTTTACGCTGATCTTTGATCCGCAAGTGTGTCCACCGGGCTCCGTGTCGCCCCTGGCCCCCCTGATCGAGCGCAATCAGACGCTGCTGGCGCGCCTTCTTGCCGAGGCGCAGGCGAGCGGCGACCTGCAGACGGCCCAGCCTGAGGTGGTGGCCCAGGGACTCTGGGCCACGGTGCATGGCCTGGCACATCTGGTCATGAGCGGGCACCTGCCGCCCCACGCCACCGCCCAGATTCTCTGGGGCCTGCTCAGTGTGGAGTTCCGCGCAGCCACGCCACGGTAA